In Dama dama isolate Ldn47 chromosome 20, ASM3311817v1, whole genome shotgun sequence, a single window of DNA contains:
- the CLCA4 gene encoding calcium-activated chloride channel regulator 4 produces MGLFRSFVFLLMLYLLKGSNASLVQLNNNGYEGIIIAIDPAVPEDETLIEKIQNMVIDASTYLFEATENRFFFKNVSILIPENWKNITQYKRPKHESYKHADIRVAPPTLPGRYEPYTKQFTACEEKGEYIHFTPDFVLGKKQNEFGPSGRLLVHEWAHLRWGVFDEYNDDEPFYRAKSRKIEATRCSTGITGLNRVYICQGDSCVTNRQCRTDSKTNLYEKDCQFFPDKDQTEKTSIMFMQGIDSVTKFCNEKTHNREAPSLQNKMCNYRSTWEVISNSEDFKNITAMMAPPPPPVFSLLKISERIVCLVLDKSGSMATSNRLNRMNQAAQHFLLQTVENGSWVGMVHFDSSASIKSNPIQIISNSERRKLLESLPTVASGGTSICSGIKSGFQAIRNADFQIDGSEIVLLTDGEDSTAKSCIEEVKQSGAIIHFIALGPVAAPEVIEMSTATGGIYVYASDEGQNNGLIDAFAALASGNIDASQQSLQLESKGLKLNSNDWMNGTVIIDSTVGKDTFFLITWNKQLPSIYLFDPSGISMGTFIVDSASKMAYLNIPGTTKVGVWTYNIQAKASQETLTITVNSRAANSFVPPITVNAKMNKDTNSYPNPLIVYAEIVQGYLPILGANVTAFIESKFGETEVLELLDNGAGADSFKNDGVYSRYFTTYKENGMYNLKVRAHGGENAVTRSLRHPPNRAAYIPGWVVDGNIERNPSRPENDEDTQTNVESFTRTATGGAFVVSNVPQSPSSLDVFPPSQITDLEATSHEDEISLTWTAPGDDFDVGKVQEYIIRISESILDLRDNFDDALQVNTTALLPNEANSKETFTFKPGNISEENETHIFIAIQSVDKGNLTSKVSNIVQVALFVPQEDYIPDEIHPDPSPDKNPPKSGLSISALVLLVVGSVVIVSLILSITIYILNKRRNTSRPRTGF; encoded by the exons agattttttttcaaaaatgtatcaATATTAATTCCAGAGAACTGGAAGAACATCACTCAATACAAGaggccaaaacatgaaagctacAAACAT GCAGATATTAGAGTTGCTCCACCTACACTCCCAGGTAGATATGAACCATATACTAAACAATTCACAGCctgtgaagaaaaaggagaatatATTCATTTCACTCCCGACTTTGTACTtggaaagaagcaaaatgaaTTTGGACCATCAG GTAGACTGCTTGTCCACGAGTGGGCCCATCTCCGCTGGGGAGTGTTTGATGAGTACAACGATGATGAGCCTTTCTACAGGGCAAAGTCAAGGAAAATTGAAGCAACAAG GTGTTCCACAGGTATTACTGGTTTAAatagagtgtatatatgtcaaggaGACAGCTGTGTAACAAATAGGCAATGCAGAACTGATTCCAAGACAAACTTGTATGAAAAAGATTGTCAATTCTTCCCTGATAAAGATCAAACTGAAAAGACATCCATAATGTTTATGCAAGGTATTGATTCT GTCACTAAATTCTGTAATGAAAAAACCCATAACCGAGAAGCTCCAAGTCTACAAAACAAAATGTGCAATTATAGAAGCACATGGGAGGTGATCAGCAATTCTgaggattttaaaaacataacagCTATGATggcaccacccccaccacctgtCTTCTCATTGCTAAAGATCAGTGAGAGAATTGTGTGCTTAGTCCTTGACAAGTCTGGAAGCATGGCG ACTTCTAATCGTCTAAATCGAATGAACCAAGCGGCCCAACATTTCCTGCTGCAGACTGTCGAAAATGGATCTTGGGTGGGGATGGTGCACTTTGATAGTTCTGCCTCCATCAAAAGTAATCCAATCCAAATCATAAGCAACAGTGAAAGAAGAAAGCTCTTGGAAAGTTTACCTACAGTTGCTAGCGGAGGAACTTCCATCTGCAGTGGAATTAAATCAGGATTTCAG GCAATTAGAAATGCTGACTTCCAAATAGATGGATCTGAAATAGTGCTGCTGACAGACGGGGAGGATAGCACTGCAAAGTCTTGTATTGAGGAAGTGAAACAGAGCGGGGCCATCATTCATTTTATTGCTCTTGGACCAGTTGCTGCACCAGAAGTCATAGAGATGAGCACTGCAACAG GAGGAATATATGTTTATGCTTCAGATGAAGGCCAGAACAATGGCCTTATTGATGCTTTTGCGGCCCTTGCATCAGGGAACATCGATGCCTCCCAGCAATCTCTTCAG CTTGAAAGCAAgggattaaaactcaacagtaatgACTGGATGAATGGCACTGTAATAATTGATAGCACTGTGGGAAAGGACACATTCTTTCTCATCACGTGGAACAAGCAACTTCCCTCTATTTATCTCTTTGATCCCAGTGGAATATCAATGGGGACTTTCATAGTGGATTCAGCTTCCAAAATGGCCTATCTCAATATTCCAGGAACTACAAAG gTGGGTGTGTGGACTTACAACATTCAAGCAAAAGCAAGCCAAGAAACATTGACTATAACAGTAAATTCTCGGGCAGCAAACTCTTTTGTGCCTCCAATCACAGTGAATGCTAAAATGAATAAAGATACAAACAGCTATCCCAACCCACTGATTGTTTATGCAGAAATTGTACAAGGGTATTTACCCATTCTTGGAGCCAATGTGACTGCTTTCATTGAATCGAAATTTGGAGAAACAGAAGTTTTGGAACTTTTGGATAATGGTGCAG GTGCTGATTCTTTCAAGAATGATGGAGTCTACTCTAGATACTTTACAACTTATAAAGAAAATGGCATGTATAACTTAAAAGTTCGGGCTCATGGAGGAGAAAATGCTGTCACAAGGAGCTTAAGGCATCCACCGAATAGAGCTGCATACATACCAGGCTGGGTAGTAGACG GCAACATTGAAAGGAATCCATCCAGACCTGAAAATGATGAGGACACTCAGACAAATGTGGAGAGTTTCACCAGAACAGCAACAGGAGGTGCATTTGTGGTTTCCAATGTCCCACAGTCTCCCTCATCCCTTGACGTCTTCCCACCAAGTCAAATCACAGATCTTGAGGCCACATCACATGAGGATGAGATAAGTCTAACGTGGACAGCACCAGGAGATGATTTTGATGTTGGAAAAG TTCAAGAATATATCATAAGAATAAGTGAAAGCATCCTGGATTTAAGGGATAATTTTGATGATGCTCTGCAAGTAAACACTACTGCTCTGTTACCAAATGAGGCCAACTCCAAGGAAACCTTCACATTCAAACCAGGAAATatctcagaagaaaatgaaacccaCATTTTCATTGCCATTCAAAGTGTGGATAAAGGCAATTTGACATCAAAAGTATCCAACATTGTGCAAGTAGCTTTGTTTGTTCCTCAAGAAGATTACATTCCTGATGAAATTCATCCAGATCCTAGTCCTGATAAAAATCCCCCTAAGTCCGGACTCAGCATTTCTGCCTTGGTGTTGTTAGTGGTTGGCTCTGTGGTAATTGTTAGTCTGATTTTGAGCATCACCATTTATATCTTAAACAAGAGAAGAAATACTAGCAGACCTAGAACAGGGTTTTAA